GAGGATGGGGAAGATGTGCCGGTTGCTACAGTCACATTAAACTTTAAATTAAAGGGTTTGAAGCTATTATTCTGTTTTGCTTTACCCTGTAGCTGTAGCTGATAGCTTCCTGGTTTGGGAAATGTAATTTCTGCACCGGGAATTCCGCGAAAACGTTCAGCTTTAATTGGTTTTAAATTAGGTTCTAAAAGTGCTGGCTCTCCCTTGACATAGGGTTGAGCATAGACAAGTAATTGACAATTACACTCTGACAAAGAAATGACTTTTCCCCCCTTGCGTGTCAAAGCGAACCAAGCGAGGCTGGCTTCACCAGAGCGGGGTGTATCATTAGGTTCTATATGTAATGTTGCTCCCACATCACTTGTAATTTTAACTTGATGGGCAATGACTGGGGCAAGATGGTTGTATGAGAAAATAACAGCAGAAGTAAATATTAATATTTTTAAGTATTTATTCACAATTAATTCTGGCGATCGCCTGATGATACATTTACGAGTAATGGGTAATGAGTGATGAGTAATGGGTAATGGGTAATGGGTAATGAATTAAACCTTGACATCCTGATGGAATAAGAGTAACTTCTAATTCACATCAAGCGTAATTCGTAATAATTAATTACCCACTGTGACAATGGGTTACTAATCAAATATTCAGCAGCAAAGTCTCAAATCCCTACGAATTAGATACTCTATTTGGGAGAACTACAATTGACAAGCTGTGTTAAACCCTCCAACCACTTAGGAATTGGTGCATTGTCTACTTCCGCAGCTGCAATATACCTGAGTAATGGTTCCTGCTTTGACTTTAACAACTCTTGTAAACTATCAACAATTTCCTTTAATGCACGGGAAAAGGATAATTTGACTTGCTGCGTTAATTGACTGACGTATTGTACTAAATGCAAGCTAGCTGTAGCGGTAATTTCATCTCGCAAACGCAGTACAGTTATTTGATGGTTAAATGGACGGGGAGGAACAGGAAATTTCTTGTCTGGACTCCAGTCAAAAATTTGACCATTGGGATGTCTCTCATCTTTTCTAGCTAAGGGGAATAGGGCTTTTGCATTCATCGGATTAGTATTTACCGATAATCCACTATGTTCAATAACTAACTTTTGCCACTTAGTACTTGGTTCCACTGCTCGTAGTAAATTGCGGAAGTGTCGCAACTGAGGTTTTCCGAAATTCTCTTGAATTTGTGCCTCGATTTGGGGAACAATCATTTCTGTTACCTGTTGCCGTTCCTTAGCCACTTCATTACTTAGCTTCTGGAATAAATCGGTGACAGCTTCTGTTGTCCGTGTATGGGCAAACTCTTGCATTTCCGAGATGGTTTGAATGTAAGCAGAGTAAAAATCATCACTACAGCTAGGGATTGTGTCTTCTACTTCCTCATCCCCAAAAAAACTCTCACTTCTAGTTAAAGAAATCGTACCGTTTTTAGTTCTATCTAATAGTAATGTCCATTCACTCCAATCAAAGAATATTTTATGGGTGAGTTCATCTTTGACAACTTCACTCACTGCTAAATTATGACGATTTTTGAGGATGGGTTGTTTGTCTAAATCGTCTTGAAATCGTCGGTAGGTATCAACTAAGTTTTCGATTCCTTCTCGCAGGTTGAGGAAGGCGGGATTTTCGATAACGGGGATATAATTAGGAATATCAGTTAGTAAAATTTTTAACTCTTGTTGTGCTTTCTCTAATTGGGATGCAGCAGTTTGAGTATCGGCAATTAATTGTTTTAATCCATGTTGGGCGACATGATTCTTGAGTAAGGCTCGTAATCTATTAATACCTCCATCTTCAGCAAAATCACTGAGTTGTTTTTTTAAACTACTAGCAGCTGGCAACATTTGACTGAGCTGTAACCATTTTTCTCTAGTTGCGACTTCTGGAGATTGTAGGGGAATTGCCAATTCTGGGAGAAATTCCGGGGAGGATACTTTCACAAAGGAGTCTAACTCATTGAGTTTGCTTAAACCATGGAGTTGGGAGAGTAAGACAATATTTTTTTTCTCGGTGGTTAAATTGCTGGCGCTGGCTATGGTAAGTTGCAATATACCGAGATTTTCTAGAACTGTTTCCTCGGAAAGTAGGGGTTCATCTAATAATTCCTCAAGGTTGCGTTGATCGCTCAAAGATAATGGTAACTGGTTAAAGCGTCCGACACCGACAATGATTCTATCCCGTAAATCTTGTCCTTTGTCTTTTTCTAACATCGTACGAATTTTACTGGCGATCGCACCTCCGGGGTATCTACCGTTTAATAATAAGAGTAAAGTCTGGACATCCTGTAATTCTCTCAGAGACAGGTAAGCATCTCTTACCCCGGAATCCGCAGCACCTAAACCGGGAAAATCTAAGAGAATAAACTCATTTGTTCCCTGTAAACCCGATAAATCCCAAATTTCCTTGCTCACTTCCACAGTGATGTCAATCCGACTAATCAGGGAAAAACTATTTTGTAAATCCTTTGCGGAGGGTTGTTCATAACTTTCCCAGGGTTTGGGATTTCCCGGTAACTTGTCAAAATTCAGTTCTAAAATATTCATCGGGGGTTCTGCCAACCGTAACCCCTTTTTGGCGGTATTCTGGTCGATGTGATAACTGCGATCGCAAATATTTTCACCGTAAACATGGTAAGTTCTCAAGAGAATCACCAACTCTCGTAGCAAACTACGCAATTCTAAACTTTGCGTCTGTTGCCAAACCTGCTCACACCATTTACCAATACCCTTAATATCAACAGTTCCTTTCGGAGATAAATCTGGTAAATTTTCTAATAGAGAACTCGATATTTTGGCAGCGATCGCTCTGACTTCGACTTCCTGCAACATAAACCGCAAACATTCCCTGACACCAGAATGGGAGAGAAAATTTACAGTAAAGTCACTAATATTGGTTGTTTTTAATTCTGCTTGCTGTTGCAAATGAATTGCAGTCACATTTCCCGTTGTGGGAGTTTCACTGACAGGTAAGGCATCTGCAAAACCAATTAAACTACCAATCAGCAGAGTCTTACCACTACTAAATTCTCCCATAATACCGATTTTTACTGGAGAAGTGGCAAGTTCCACGGTACGTTTTGCTGCTTGCTGCACCTTTTGCATGGTTTCATCCAGACTTTGGGGAATCCAACTTTCCTGAGGTGGAGGGTTTTGGGCAATTAATTCCCAAGTTTGCAGTACAGATTCTCCGTATTTTTGATACTTAACCAAGTCTTCAACTGCAATATTTGACATCTCAATCCCCTCAGAATATCCCCAAATGATTGCTATTTAGTAGTTCATGTCATGAATTGTGGTAGTTTACTGCGGTTAGGAAAAGCCGTTTCCTGAAATTTCGGGAGCAAGACGCTTCTACTACACATTTTTTACATATCACAACTTATGACATAAACCACTACCACAAAAGCAAAAAATTATTACGAATCGAATTATTCTGATGGCTTGACAAAACAACCAGAAATTTGGATTTTTCTCAAAAAGAGTATATTTTACGACTCTATATTTCCTAATTATATATCTTATGACTCATTACTCATTCCCTATTCCTCATCAGTGAATAGCTCACACTCCCCCTTCCCCTGTTTTTGGGAAAACGCTAGACTGAGCAGATGTGGCATGATCAGAGTTATGGGGACTTATGACTAATCGTTTGGCAAATGCGAAAAGCCTTTACCTACGAAAACACGCAGAAAACCCGATAGATTGGTGGTACTGGTGTGATGAAGCTTTAGCAATTGCCAAAGCCACCGATAAACCGATATTTTTGTCAATTGGTTATTCCAGTTGTCATTGGTGTACGGTAATGGAAGGCGAAGCATTTTCTGATTTGGCGATCGCCGACTATATCAACAATAATTTTCTCCCTATCAAAGTAGACCGCGAAGAACGACCAGATATTGATAGTATCTATATGCAAGCTTTGCAGATGATGACTGGTCAGGGTGGTTGGCCTTTGAATAGTTTTCTTTCTCCTGAGGATTTAGTGCCCTTTTATGCTGGTACTTACTTCCCCGTTGACCCCCGTTACGGTCGTCCTGGATTTTTACAGGTGTTACAATCCCTACGTCGATATTACGATACCGAAAAAGATGATTTAAGGGAGCGCAAAGCGGTAATTTTAGAGTCGTTGTTAACTGGCGCTTTGTTACAGTCAGAGGGCGAAAAGACCGCAGAACAAGAATTATTTCGTAAAGGTTGGGAGACAAGTACGGGAATTATTCAGCCTAATAGTCGCGGAAATAGCTTTCCCATGATGCCCTATGCAGAACTAGCACTACGGGGTTTGAGGTTTCCTAAGACACAGGAATCACGTTATAACGGTCAGGAAATTTGCCGACAACGGGGGCTAGATTTAGCTTTAGGAGGAATATATGACCATGTGGGAGGTGGTTTCCATCGCTACACAGTTGACCATACGTGGACTGTACCCCACTTTGAAAAAATGCTCTACGATAATGGGCAAATTGTCGAGTATCTAGCAAATTTATGGAGTGCAGGGATAGAAGTACCTGCGTTTGCAGAATCTGTTGCGGGTACTGTTGCTTGGTTAAAACGAGAAATGACAGCACCCCAGGGTTATTTTTACGCTGCTCAAGATGCGGATAGTTTCCTTTCTCCTACCGCAGGGGAACCGGAGGAGGGAGCTTTTTACGTTTGGAGTTATGATGAACTACAGGCGTTACTGTCACAGACCGAACTCAAGGAACTAGAACGGGAGTTTACTGTCACAGCTGGGGGGAATTTTGAAGGTAAGAATGTTTTACAACGCCGCAATTTTGATGAATTGAGTTCCACTGTCAAAAACAGTTTAGATAAATTATTTATGGCTCGCTATGGAGATAGTAGGATAAATATTACTACTTTTCCTCCAGCACAGGATAATCAAGAGGCAAAGTATAGTGATTGGCAAGGTAGAATCCCCGCCGTTACTGATACTAAGATGATAGTTGCCTGGAATAGTTTGATGATTTCCGGTTTAGCGCGAGCTTATAATGTTTTCCGTCAACCTGTGAGCTTAGAGTTAGCTCTAGGGGCAGCTAATTTTATTTTAGAAAATCAATTTGTCCATAAACGCTTACACCGATTGAATTATCAGGGAGAAGCAACGGTATTAGCACAGTCAGAAGATTATGCTTTTTTAATTAAAGCTCTCTTGGATATTTACAGTTGTTGCCCTGATCAGAAAAAATGGCTAGAAACTGCGATCGCTCTCCAAGATGAGTTTGATACATACCTCTGGAGCGTGGAACTAGGAGGATATTACAATACTGCTCAGGATGCCAGTCAAGATTTAATTATCAGGGAAAGAAGTTACCAAGATAATGCCACTCCCTCTGCTAACGGTGTGGCGATCGCCAACCTTGTGAGACTATCTTTGCACACAGATAATTTGGAATACTTAGATTTAGCAGAAAAAGCTCTCAAAGCTTTTAGAAGCGTTTTAGAACGCGCACCCCAAGCTTGCCCTAGTATATTTACTGCCCTAGATTGGTATCGTAATTCAACACAAATTCGCACAACCACGGAAAAAATTCCGGAACTCAACTGTCAATATTTACCAAGTGTGGTGCTGACTCCCGTATCTGATTTACCCTCTGACAGTATCGCCCTAGTTTGCCAAGGAATGAAATGTTTGCCTGGAGCAACAAGTTGGGAAATGTTGTTACAACAAGTACAACAAAGTCAGGTGAGGGGATGATAACCATCACAGCAATCATTTTAGCTGGGGGAAGCAGCTCACGTATGGGTAGGGATAAAGCACTGATACCCATCCATGGAGTCACCCTTCTAGAAAGAGTATGCGCTGTTGCTGCTAGTTGTACCGAAAAAGTATATATCATTACTCCTTGGCAAGAACGTTATCAACATTTATCCTTACCAAAATCTGAATTTATCCCAGAATTAGCAACCCAAGAGACTAAAACACCCCTAACAGCTTTTGCCCAGGGGCTAACCCTCGTGACTACTGAATGGGTATTATTATTAGCATGCGATTTACCAAAATTACAGTTAGATATTCTGCAACGATGGATAGTTGAAATAGAACAAGTAGAAAAGACACAGATGGCAGCTCTAGTACCCCATGAAAAAGGATGGGAACCCCTATGTGGATTTTACCGTGGCGATTGTCTGCCTAGCTTGCAGAAATATATTAAACAGGGAGGTAAATCTTTCCAATCCTGGCTCAAGGAACAGGTTATTTACCCACTACCTCGGATAGATGCGGAAATGTTGTTTAATTGCAATACTCCTCAACAAATAGCAGATATTTCTGAGATGAGGTGAATCTTGCCAATTTTGCCAATGGAGAAAGCATTACGCAACCATATTAACATTTTTTGTCACCATAATGTCTATCCGACCAATCAGTTATCTTACTGGCTCAATCTAGATAATATTAATTCCCTTTAGTAGTACCGTACCAAACCATATTTTTTGATTGGAGTTATTTGTTGTCACGAATCACAGACAACTATATATTTATCTTTTTTCTCAATCAGGGTTTGACTATCTGAAGATAAAGCTTTTTATCTAATTTTTCATTAGGTATAATAATTTTATTTTCTCCAGTAGATAGTTAAATTTTACACTTAATTATTGGTGACAAACGTCAGATATATCATATTCTCTCAATCGATGTATAGTACTTTTTGTTACAAAATTTTATTGCGTGATTAAAAATTAACATAATATGAATACTTGCTTTTAAGCTCAAGTATCTATCAAGTAGCTGCTTGAATAGATAGAGGAATTGCAAATTATATACATATAGTCTTTGCCGGATTTATCTTGCCTCTAAATGGTGTAATCGACTCTCTGCAAAGTCTTCTGGCTGTGGATAATTTATCCTATGTCTATAGGAAGATTGAGAATATATGTCATCACCCTCCAAAAGACTATCAGCATTTGTCATCACAGAAGTCAGTCACATATATTTATTCAGATGTATAGAATTTTAAAAGTTTCTACTTACATGCGAAAAACCACTGACACTGATAACTGCCATAGTAATAGGGCAGAAAAAATACTATTATTTTTCATAATACCCATTGCTTTCATTGCTATTTTGGGTAATACTACTGAAGTGTTTCCCATCATCCTAGAGCAAATCAACGTTACAGCAACGCAGATACTTGTAAAAATCTGTTGAGAGTGACTTTATTTTCCAGGCTGATAATGATATTTTTGACTCACTGCAATTATGCCATTGAGATTTTGTTGATACTGTCACAGGTATCTTTGGAATAATTGATTATAGGCTGGTTTAGATAGATATAGTTAATATCTATATCTTTCTATCTATTTGTGTGCAAATGTGACATCTACTGCATAGCTCAATGGTTATTTGATTAACGTTTTTCTAAACAACAGCAAGTTTTGGGGGTGTTGTTGTCATACCAGAGAACGTTTACTTGAATATCCGCTTAAATTGAGAATGCCAATTCGTAAACAGCCGATTCGGGGTAAATGCAAAAATAGTTAAGTAAAACAAAGCATTCTGTTTTTTGGGAAATGCTCTTTGTTTTCATAGCTAGCTTTCAACTAAGAAGTTGGTCGCATATTTGTGTGACTCAATATGGTTGGTATTATATACCTTCCCATAGTGTGATTAAGGCTCTGTATCCTAGTGATATAGGCTATTTCGCCATTTCTGAAAATGTTGCCATCTATCGTTTATTAAGAGAATCATTGAGTTTATTTTTACTTTTTCCGACATCTGGTATGATACTTTGTAACAAAAGAGAAGTTAATTAAGTATCCAGTAAACGATATTGTGAAAAGTTACAAACTGTATCCCAAACTATATCGCTTTAAAAGCTACCGATGATACAAAAGCCACTGTATCCAAACATTTAATAATCACTAGAAAACCTAAGGTTTTTATATAGAAACCTGAATTTTGAAATCACCTCTGCTGTTAAGTTGATGCCTAGAAATGACATCTAAAAATTTATGGCTGGGGCGCAGGAGCCTCTTTTTTCCATTTTTCCTACTGAGTATATTCACGTACGGCGTAATACCTAGTTCTGCTCAGACAGGCATAATCAGAAATAATGCCACGGCGGGGGGTGACAACCTCGGCGGTGGAACGGTGCGTTCCAACGATGTGACATTTATTGCTGGACAAGCTGCTTTACAGATTATCAAGACGGGCGATCGCTCTGCTGTGGAACCTGGAGAGACAGTTGTCTATCGTCTGGCAGTGAAAAACACAGGTGTGGAGCCGACAAGTAATGTTTCAGTCACAGATAGAATGCCCCTAGGGGTAAGGTTAATTCAGAAATCAGTCAAGGGTTCCATTGGTGATACTAACGTGGCTCTCACAGTCACTGTTAGTGGACGTAATGTTACCTTTGCGGCGGGAGTAGGGTTGCAACCGAATCAAACCCTGAATATTGTCTATGCAGCAGAAGTTACA
The Calothrix sp. 336/3 DNA segment above includes these coding regions:
- a CDS encoding dynamin family protein; this encodes MSNIAVEDLVKYQKYGESVLQTWELIAQNPPPQESWIPQSLDETMQKVQQAAKRTVELATSPVKIGIMGEFSSGKTLLIGSLIGFADALPVSETPTTGNVTAIHLQQQAELKTTNISDFTVNFLSHSGVRECLRFMLQEVEVRAIAAKISSSLLENLPDLSPKGTVDIKGIGKWCEQVWQQTQSLELRSLLRELVILLRTYHVYGENICDRSYHIDQNTAKKGLRLAEPPMNILELNFDKLPGNPKPWESYEQPSAKDLQNSFSLISRIDITVEVSKEIWDLSGLQGTNEFILLDFPGLGAADSGVRDAYLSLRELQDVQTLLLLLNGRYPGGAIASKIRTMLEKDKGQDLRDRIIVGVGRFNQLPLSLSDQRNLEELLDEPLLSEETVLENLGILQLTIASASNLTTEKKNIVLLSQLHGLSKLNELDSFVKVSSPEFLPELAIPLQSPEVATREKWLQLSQMLPAASSLKKQLSDFAEDGGINRLRALLKNHVAQHGLKQLIADTQTAASQLEKAQQELKILLTDIPNYIPVIENPAFLNLREGIENLVDTYRRFQDDLDKQPILKNRHNLAVSEVVKDELTHKIFFDWSEWTLLLDRTKNGTISLTRSESFFGDEEVEDTIPSCSDDFYSAYIQTISEMQEFAHTRTTEAVTDLFQKLSNEVAKERQQVTEMIVPQIEAQIQENFGKPQLRHFRNLLRAVEPSTKWQKLVIEHSGLSVNTNPMNAKALFPLARKDERHPNGQIFDWSPDKKFPVPPRPFNHQITVLRLRDEITATASLHLVQYVSQLTQQVKLSFSRALKEIVDSLQELLKSKQEPLLRYIAAAEVDNAPIPKWLEGLTQLVNCSSPK
- a CDS encoding thioredoxin domain-containing protein; the encoded protein is MTNRLANAKSLYLRKHAENPIDWWYWCDEALAIAKATDKPIFLSIGYSSCHWCTVMEGEAFSDLAIADYINNNFLPIKVDREERPDIDSIYMQALQMMTGQGGWPLNSFLSPEDLVPFYAGTYFPVDPRYGRPGFLQVLQSLRRYYDTEKDDLRERKAVILESLLTGALLQSEGEKTAEQELFRKGWETSTGIIQPNSRGNSFPMMPYAELALRGLRFPKTQESRYNGQEICRQRGLDLALGGIYDHVGGGFHRYTVDHTWTVPHFEKMLYDNGQIVEYLANLWSAGIEVPAFAESVAGTVAWLKREMTAPQGYFYAAQDADSFLSPTAGEPEEGAFYVWSYDELQALLSQTELKELEREFTVTAGGNFEGKNVLQRRNFDELSSTVKNSLDKLFMARYGDSRINITTFPPAQDNQEAKYSDWQGRIPAVTDTKMIVAWNSLMISGLARAYNVFRQPVSLELALGAANFILENQFVHKRLHRLNYQGEATVLAQSEDYAFLIKALLDIYSCCPDQKKWLETAIALQDEFDTYLWSVELGGYYNTAQDASQDLIIRERSYQDNATPSANGVAIANLVRLSLHTDNLEYLDLAEKALKAFRSVLERAPQACPSIFTALDWYRNSTQIRTTTEKIPELNCQYLPSVVLTPVSDLPSDSIALVCQGMKCLPGATSWEMLLQQVQQSQVRG
- a CDS encoding molybdenum cofactor guanylyltransferase, producing MITITAIILAGGSSSRMGRDKALIPIHGVTLLERVCAVAASCTEKVYIITPWQERYQHLSLPKSEFIPELATQETKTPLTAFAQGLTLVTTEWVLLLACDLPKLQLDILQRWIVEIEQVEKTQMAALVPHEKGWEPLCGFYRGDCLPSLQKYIKQGGKSFQSWLKEQVIYPLPRIDAEMLFNCNTPQQIADISEMR
- a CDS encoding DUF11 domain-containing protein, translated to MTSKNLWLGRRSLFFPFFLLSIFTYGVIPSSAQTGIIRNNATAGGDNLGGGTVRSNDVTFIAGQAALQIIKTGDRSAVEPGETVVYRLAVKNTGVEPTSNVSVTDRMPLGVRLIQKSVKGSIGDTNVALTVTVSGRNVTFAAGVGLQPNQTLNIVYAAEVTPDAVRGDGRNLAVARAGNLTSNPASHQLRIRPGILSDCGTIIGRVFVDKNFDGEQQPGEPGVPNAVVYMDDGNRIITDANGMYSLGNVIAGYRSATLDLTSLPGYALAPNKYFIERNSQSRLVKLAPGSMARVNFGVTPAFSEGKR